The following are encoded in a window of Narcine bancroftii isolate sNarBan1 chromosome 2, sNarBan1.hap1, whole genome shotgun sequence genomic DNA:
- the LOC138753045 gene encoding circumsporozoite protein-like has product MKALQWMLRMERRQTRSNSTSNHEPIPNPIQITNPNTNPKPNPNCNTKPNPKSNPNFNSKHNPNHKTNPTHKPKPNPNPHPNPNANSNHTNNQNSNPNPKANHKPKPNSKPNPNINTKPNPKSNLNPFPTENLIQTPKPIPIQNRIPNSIPIPTKAKSNPNFNTNNNPNRKTNPTHKLKPNPDPHPRPNANSNHKHNTNSNPNPKPNHNSNSNHNSNLKNNPNQKPSPKPNFNPKSNPNPNNNSNPNPNPKPKHNHKPNPNHQRNLNSIPKPNSNTNHNLKPNPKHNPNPKPIPNTKRNHKPNPNRKINPTLKPKPNPNPHPNPKPNSNHKHNSNSNPNPKPNPKHKSNHKPKPNPNFKTNPNPKSNANPIPTKT; this is encoded by the exons atgaaagcgctccaatggatgttgaggatggagcggagacaaactCGATCCAATTCCACATCAAATCACGAACCAATTCCCAATCCCATCCAAATCACAAATCCAAACACCAATCCCAAACCCAATCCTAATTGCAACACCAAACCCAATCCTAAATCCAATCCTAATTTCAACTCCAAACACAATCCCAACCACAAAACTAATCCCACCCACAAACCCAAACCCAATCCCAACCCCCATCCTAACCCAAATGCCAATTCTAATCACACAAACAACCAAAATTCCAATCCCAACCCCAAAGCCAACCACAAACCCAAACCCAATTCAAAACCCAATCCTAATATCAATACCAAACCAAATCCCAAATCTAATCTCAACCCATTCCCAACTGAAAACCTAATCCAAACACCAAAACCAATTCCAATTCAAAACCGAATCCCAAACTCAATTCCTATCCCAA CCAAAGCAAAATCCAATCCTAATTTCAACACCAATAACAACCCCAACCGCAAAACTAATCCCACCCACAAACTCAAACCCAATCCTGACCCCCATCCTAGGCCAAATGCCAATTCAAATCACAAACACAACACAAATTCCAATCCCAATCCCAAACCCAATCATAATTCCAA CTCCAATCACAATTCCAACCTCAAAAACAATCCCAACCAAAAACCCAGTCCCAAACCCAATTTCAATCCCAAATCCAATCCCAACCCCAACAATAATTCCAACcccaatcccaaccccaaacccaaACACAACCACAAACCAAATCCCAACCACCAACGCAATCTCAATTCAATACCCAAGCCTAATTCCAACACCAATCACAATCTCAAACCTAATCCCAAACacaatcccaaccccaaacccaTTCCCAATACAAAACGCAATCACAAACCCAATCCCAACCGCAAAATTAATCCCACCCTCAAACCCAAACCCAATCCCAACCCCCATCCTAACCCAAAACCCAACTCTAATCACAAACACAACTCAAATTCCAATCCCAATCCCAAACCCAATCCCAAACACAAATCCAACCACAAACCCAAACCCAATCCTAATTTCAAAACCAATCCAAATCCCAAATCTAATGccaacccaatcccaaccaaaacctaa